The sequence below is a genomic window from Candidatus Cloacimonadota bacterium.
AATCTCAACAGCTTCTTTATACTTCTTGTCTTTCACAAGAGGAAGAATTTTGTTCAAGAAGGCATTCAGGTTTACCTTGCCGTAGATAAGAGCGATGAATTTCCATACAACATAGGCAATACCGTAAACCGCAACAATGAGTAGAGGCCACATAGCCCATCCACCATCTTTAAACCATTTTACCATACCGCTACCAAATACCAGTTCGGCAAAGCTCTCCATACCACTGCTGCTTGCAGCCGCGGCTGTTTCCTCAACTGCTTCCTGGGCAAATGCCAGACCGGGGACCACTATGCTTATCAGAGCGATCAGCAGCATTATGTACGAGAATTTTCTCATTATTTGATTCCTCCTTGGAATAATTTAGAAATTAAATGATACTCCAACGGTTATACCGCGGTAGTTATCTATATAAGCTGGGTTTTGTACTGCTTTCCCATAGGTGAATTCAACCTCAGGAAATGTATATTGTAAAGTAGAATCTTCAAGATCTGCACCATCGTCGTACGGCGAACCAGTTTTGGGGTACACCGAGTTTATATTCTTTGTCTTAAACAAATTCTCAACATCCAGAAAGATCCGTAAGCTGTTTCCACCAGGGAGTTGGATGCCTTTTGTTAATCTGGCATTAGCTTGATGCGTAGGATCCATGCGTTTGCTGTTTGTATCTAACATGGAATTCCCCTCAATGCTTTGAGGAGTATATGGCGCACCAGATACAAAACTCCAATTGATGTTAGCTGAAAAATCATCTAAGGGCAGTATATAATCCGTAAACGGAATAAAGAACTCCTCGCCACGACCAACACGGAAAGTATAATTGATAGAGGCATTATGGCGAACATCCCAATCCAAGGGGAACTCTCTTAATGAGGTATTCTCATCCTGAATAACTGTGGAAGAATTGTTTCCCTGTGCCCAAGCTAGAGAATAGGCAATACTCCAAGTATTGAAGTTTGAGAGCAGTTTCTCAAGCTGAATATCAATACCACGCGCAGATCCATAATCTTCAGATATGTAGCGATACCAGGAAATACTGGGTTCATCAACTCGGCGTTCACGAATAGTGCTAACGTAATTGTATAGATTCTTGTAATAAGCAGTCATATCCAGTACATAATCATCGCTCAATTGGTGGGATAAACCTACTTCATAAGTAACCGTTATCTGAGGCTCAAGATTCGGGTTACCCACCGTAATTGCTACATCCGAAAGGTTTGCATCTTCAGGAGTTTTCGATGTAAAAATGTATTGCATTTGTGGCAACTGATTTTGATAGTTATAGGCAAATCTCAAAACATCACGCTCAGTAATCGGATGGGATACGCCCAATCGGGGAGAAACCATCATCTGAAATCTGTCATCTTTATCAAAATCTCGCTCAGCAAAACGGCCATTATCTTGTAGCACCTTATAGCTTGAACCCAAATACCAGAAATCGAAACGCATACCTGCGTTAACAATCATGCCTTCCCATTCCATTTTATCCTGTAAATAGTAGGCAAACTGCCATGGATTAGCCGTGTATCCGTCTCTTTTCCCAGAGGCTGACTTAGCCGCATTGTAATAATCCATTGGTTTATAGATAGGTGATATATCGGCAATGGTTTCAGGTGTGTCTTTTTTAGATTTAATGCTAAAAAGCTCGTCTGGGATTGTATTATCGGCAATAAAATTGTTTAAATCATCTTCCGTAAGCGTGTATACGCTTTTCAAGTACGCTTGTCTGCGATCTTCATATATTGTCAGGAAATTAAGCACCTGATCTTTTTTTATGCTATGATTTATTAACTCAAATCCAGTCTTGGTCAGATGTGTTTCATTTATCTGCCATTCAAAGTCCGATCTCAAATTGATGCTGGTAGTAGTATCGTCAATGAAATTAGTATAAATTGTGCCAGGAGGATTAAAACCTGGTATTGACCTTGGATCTTCCAGTGTCGCTAATCGGTATTGCCAATAATTGGATGGATAGAAACCGTCATCATGAATCCCATCCCCATTATCGTCAACGCTAATAAAACCAAATCTGTTCTGACCAACTCTATCAATATACTCATTATCTTTATCTAACGGGTCACCAAGTGCATCGAGATCATTAGGATCGAAGTAATCTGGGAAATAGAGGAAACTTTCGCGGTCAATTCCGCGAGGACCCTGTTCGCTATCTTTTGTGTAGTAACTGGCTTTAACTTTAAGGTTCATCGAAGAAGAAAACATATGATCGTATGTGCTAATATACTGTTGTTGCATTACATTGGAGTATGCATAATGCTGTAAAGCATAACGCCAAGAATATGAACCAGCTGGATTAAAGGGGTTGCTATCCGATTTGTCACCACGAATAGCAAAGGTTAGCTTCTGAGCTTGGCTTAAATCGTATTTTGTTTTCAAGTTTATATTGTAAGTATTGTAGTTTCTATCACCAAGATCAACGCCGAGAAAGCTTTCGCGATCTTTATAGGGATCGTAAACTGGATAATCTGCTTCCAATATCGAAATTCCATTAAAAGTATAATCTTGGTTGGGATTAGAATAATACAGATCCTTGTATCTACCATCAGTCCATTCACCGGCTCCGTTCAAGTAGAAAGTAAGTCGTTCCTTAAGGTCTTGCGATGCAAAGGGAACTATGGGTCCGCCAATGGCAAACTTAAGTAAATCCATATTTTTCCCCTCGCCGATAACATGATCTGTGTTATACTCAATTTTACCCGAGAAGAAGGGATCTCCATCTTTAGTTACAATATTTATCACTCCAGATTGGGCATTTCCAAATTCTGCCGGAAATCCTCCGGTCATAATCTTAAGATCTTTAATGGCATCTGTATCCACAGAAAGAGCACTGCCTCCATCCACAGGATCCGAAACGCTCATACCGTCAACAGTAAAATTAACCTCGTTGGCTCTACCGCCACGAACATGCAATTCGCCGCCAATATTTGTTACTCCGGCTTGCAAAGAAATTATCCCCTCAACATCCGATACCGCAGAATCGGTTAAACGGTCCATTTCTATCTGGTGAGAAGAACCGGTGCGGCCACTCTCAACTCTATCCGTATTAGCTTGTACCACAACTGTGGCAGTTTGAATTCCTTGGCGGTTCATAACTGGAGAAAGATTAGTAGCTTGACCAACCTGGATTCTTACGTCCTGATAGGTCATTGCAGCATAACCCACGAGAGTGAATTTTACAGTGTAAAAACCCGGTGGAATATTGATAATAGTGGCATGACCTTTTTCATTGGTCTGAGCTCCAGTAATACGCTGGGAACCGGACATAACCACAACATTCACATACTCCATGGTGCGTCCTTGAGTGTCACGAACGCGAACGGAAAGACGACCTGAGGTCTGTGCTTCGAGGTATACGACACCAATGAGCAACACAATTAGCAGGATCAATGCAGTTTTTCGCATCGATGAACCTCCCTTCATCCTGGCTTATTTACTATTTAATTAAATTAGTTAGCAAGAGGTGCAACCAAAAAAGCAAAAAGGCTATTCCTCTTAAAGCTCTCATATCTGAGTAGTAAAAATCAGT
It includes:
- a CDS encoding MotA/TolQ/ExbB proton channel family protein, with the protein product MRKFSYIMLLIALISIVVPGLAFAQEAVEETAAAASSSGMESFAELVFGSGMVKWFKDGGWAMWPLLIVAVYGIAYVVWKFIALIYGKVNLNAFLNKILPLVKDKKYKEAVEI
- a CDS encoding carboxypeptidase regulatory-like domain-containing protein, whose amino-acid sequence is MRKTALILLIVLLIGVVYLEAQTSGRLSVRVRDTQGRTMEYVNVVVMSGSQRITGAQTNEKGHATIINIPPGFYTVKFTLVGYAAMTYQDVRIQVGQATNLSPVMNRQGIQTATVVVQANTDRVESGRTGSSHQIEMDRLTDSAVSDVEGIISLQAGVTNIGGELHVRGGRANEVNFTVDGMSVSDPVDGGSALSVDTDAIKDLKIMTGGFPAEFGNAQSGVINIVTKDGDPFFSGKIEYNTDHVIGEGKNMDLLKFAIGGPIVPFASQDLKERLTFYLNGAGEWTDGRYKDLYYSNPNQDYTFNGISILEADYPVYDPYKDRESFLGVDLGDRNYNTYNINLKTKYDLSQAQKLTFAIRGDKSDSNPFNPAGSYSWRYALQHYAYSNVMQQQYISTYDHMFSSSMNLKVKASYYTKDSEQGPRGIDRESFLYFPDYFDPNDLDALGDPLDKDNEYIDRVGQNRFGFISVDDNGDGIHDDGFYPSNYWQYRLATLEDPRSIPGFNPPGTIYTNFIDDTTTSINLRSDFEWQINETHLTKTGFELINHSIKKDQVLNFLTIYEDRRQAYLKSVYTLTEDDLNNFIADNTIPDELFSIKSKKDTPETIADISPIYKPMDYYNAAKSASGKRDGYTANPWQFAYYLQDKMEWEGMIVNAGMRFDFWYLGSSYKVLQDNGRFAERDFDKDDRFQMMVSPRLGVSHPITERDVLRFAYNYQNQLPQMQYIFTSKTPEDANLSDVAITVGNPNLEPQITVTYEVGLSHQLSDDYVLDMTAYYKNLYNYVSTIRERRVDEPSISWYRYISEDYGSARGIDIQLEKLLSNFNTWSIAYSLAWAQGNNSSTVIQDENTSLREFPLDWDVRHNASINYTFRVGRGEEFFIPFTDYILPLDDFSANINWSFVSGAPYTPQSIEGNSMLDTNSKRMDPTHQANARLTKGIQLPGGNSLRIFLDVENLFKTKNINSVYPKTGSPYDDGADLEDSTLQYTFPEVEFTYGKAVQNPAYIDNYRGITVGVSFNF